The Cellulophaga sp. L1A9 genome window below encodes:
- a CDS encoding Na+/H+ antiporter NhaC family protein: protein MENYGLLSILPPVIAIVLALKTKQVYIALLFGIWFSWVIMSDWNVLTGTLATIEGMVNVFKSEGNTRTIMFSALVGALLLFIQYSKGVEGFINQLNKVILYFEKKQKGYSRVVVQLLALITGLLLFVETSISSLTVGTLYRPVFDKLKIPREKLAYIADSSSAPSSILIPFNAWGAFIMGLLVTQGLDNPFGLLLSSILYNFYPILAIAIVFIVILTKKDIGPMAKAEKRTRETGKLLNDNSKPMLSSEVTSLAPKEGIEARAYNMIVPLATMVFMMPINLVYTGWSAVENATSFSDHVFQAIGKGSGSSSVLYAVLTAILVAMIMYRSQKIMKTKEMIDLVLKGISELMPLALLMLLAFAIGDACNQLGTGAFVAEWSRDWLSPEFLPAIIFIISSFIAFSTGTSWGTFAIMMAIAVPMAEVHGAPLTLVIAATLGGGIFGDHCSPISDTSIISSMASASDHIDHVNTQLPYALIGGGITVVLYLILGFLMN from the coding sequence ATGGAAAACTACGGCTTACTTTCAATTTTGCCACCTGTTATTGCGATTGTCTTAGCGCTTAAAACAAAACAAGTATATATAGCCTTGCTTTTCGGAATATGGTTTTCTTGGGTCATCATGAGTGATTGGAATGTGCTCACAGGAACATTAGCAACCATAGAGGGTATGGTAAATGTTTTTAAATCTGAAGGCAATACAAGAACAATAATGTTTAGTGCCCTTGTAGGGGCATTACTATTATTTATTCAATACTCCAAAGGGGTAGAAGGTTTTATAAATCAGCTAAATAAAGTAATTCTTTATTTTGAAAAAAAGCAAAAAGGCTATAGTAGAGTAGTGGTGCAGTTGTTAGCATTGATTACAGGCTTATTATTGTTTGTAGAAACAAGCATTAGCTCTTTAACGGTAGGAACCCTGTACAGACCAGTTTTTGATAAATTGAAAATACCAAGAGAGAAGTTGGCGTATATCGCCGATTCTAGTTCTGCCCCTTCCTCCATTTTAATTCCTTTTAATGCTTGGGGAGCTTTTATAATGGGCTTGTTAGTTACACAGGGTTTAGATAATCCTTTTGGCTTATTGCTATCTTCTATTCTGTATAATTTCTACCCTATATTGGCTATTGCCATTGTTTTTATAGTGATTTTGACTAAAAAAGATATTGGCCCGATGGCTAAGGCGGAGAAGAGAACTAGAGAAACAGGAAAGTTGTTAAATGATAATTCTAAACCCATGCTTTCTAGTGAGGTAACTTCTTTGGCTCCAAAAGAAGGTATAGAGGCAAGGGCGTATAATATGATCGTACCATTAGCAACAATGGTTTTTATGATGCCTATTAATTTAGTCTATACAGGGTGGAGTGCTGTGGAGAATGCTACTTCCTTTTCAGATCATGTTTTTCAAGCAATAGGGAAAGGCTCAGGATCATCATCTGTGTTGTATGCGGTACTTACCGCTATTCTGGTGGCTATGATCATGTATAGATCTCAAAAAATAATGAAGACCAAAGAAATGATCGATTTGGTTTTAAAAGGAATAAGTGAGTTAATGCCATTAGCATTATTAATGCTGTTAGCCTTTGCTATTGGTGATGCCTGTAATCAATTAGGAACGGGAGCTTTTGTTGCAGAATGGTCAAGAGATTGGTTGTCACCAGAATTTTTACCGGCAATTATTTTTATAATTAGTTCATTTATAGCTTTTTCTACAGGTACTTCATGGGGTACTTTTGCTATAATGATGGCTATTGCTGTACCCATGGCGGAAGTGCATGGTGCACCTTTAACGCTTGTCATAGCAGCAACTTTGGGGGGTGGTATTTTTGGAGACCACTGTTCTCCAATATCAGATACCTCAATTATTTCGTCTATGGCATCGGCAAGTGATCATATAGATCATGTAAATACACAGTTGCCTTATGCTTTAATTGGCGGAGGAATTACAGTAGTCCTGTACTTAATTTTAGGTTTTCTTATGAATTAA
- a CDS encoding oleate hydratase: MSTNTIKAYCLGGGLGSLAAAAFMIRDGGMLGSQITIFEKLPTLGGCLDGARLEDGSYSLRGGRMLTTDAYECFWGLFQDIPSIHNKGMSVKEETIAFNKKHIAHSQARLVDKNRHIVDTATMNFTMHDRLEFLTLLEASEEKLGTSKITDWLSPEFFTTNFWYMWQTTFAFEPWHSAVEFKRYLHRFMNEFPRINTLAGVKRTEYNQYDSLVRPLQAWLQEKGVNFELATTVDDIAVEDIDGKVTVTSVSVIGPKGAKQVAVAPDDLVIFQNGSMVDASSTGSMEHAPVKKTKADSKGWTLWEKLAKGRPDFGNPAPFNSSIPESFWESFTVTFKKSDFFDKLEKMSGNKAGTGGLVTFKDSNWLMSIVLYNQPHFIGQPDDVFILWGYSLYGNRVGDFVPKTMIECNGQEILTELAGHFNFDDSVFEGAICVPCRMPYITSMFMPRANSDRPKPVPASSKNLAFVSQFVEIPDDVVFTVEYSVRAAQTAVYQLLNIDREIPKITKHDKSPKVLLDSVIKSFA; the protein is encoded by the coding sequence ATGTCAACTAATACTATAAAAGCCTATTGTTTGGGTGGAGGATTGGGTTCATTAGCAGCCGCAGCATTTATGATAAGAGATGGAGGAATGTTAGGTTCTCAAATTACTATTTTTGAAAAGCTCCCTACTTTGGGAGGTTGCTTAGATGGGGCAAGACTTGAAGATGGGAGTTATTCGCTTCGTGGAGGTAGAATGCTTACCACAGATGCTTACGAATGTTTTTGGGGTTTATTTCAAGATATCCCTTCCATTCATAATAAAGGCATGTCTGTAAAAGAGGAAACTATAGCCTTTAATAAAAAACATATAGCGCATTCTCAAGCGCGTTTGGTAGATAAGAACCGTCATATTGTAGATACGGCTACCATGAATTTTACCATGCATGATAGGTTGGAGTTTCTTACCTTATTAGAAGCATCCGAAGAAAAACTAGGAACATCGAAAATTACGGATTGGTTGTCGCCAGAATTTTTCACCACTAACTTTTGGTACATGTGGCAAACAACATTTGCTTTTGAACCTTGGCATAGTGCAGTAGAGTTTAAGAGATATCTACATCGTTTTATGAATGAGTTTCCAAGAATTAATACTCTTGCAGGAGTAAAAAGAACGGAATACAATCAGTATGACTCTTTGGTACGCCCATTACAAGCATGGCTTCAAGAAAAAGGGGTTAATTTTGAATTAGCGACTACTGTTGATGACATAGCTGTTGAAGATATAGATGGAAAAGTAACGGTGACTTCGGTAAGCGTTATTGGGCCAAAAGGAGCGAAACAGGTGGCTGTTGCTCCAGATGATCTTGTTATTTTTCAAAATGGTTCTATGGTTGATGCTTCTAGTACAGGTTCTATGGAACATGCACCAGTGAAAAAAACAAAAGCAGATAGTAAGGGGTGGACGCTTTGGGAGAAATTAGCAAAAGGGAGACCAGATTTTGGAAATCCAGCACCTTTTAATTCAAGTATTCCAGAATCTTTCTGGGAATCATTTACTGTTACCTTCAAAAAATCTGACTTCTTTGATAAGTTAGAAAAAATGTCAGGCAACAAAGCAGGTACCGGTGGTTTGGTAACTTTTAAAGACTCTAATTGGTTAATGTCTATTGTACTTTACAATCAGCCGCACTTTATAGGGCAGCCAGATGATGTCTTTATCTTATGGGGGTATTCCTTATATGGAAACCGAGTAGGAGATTTTGTACCAAAAACCATGATTGAATGCAATGGGCAGGAAATACTAACAGAACTAGCAGGCCACTTTAATTTTGATGACAGTGTCTTTGAAGGTGCTATTTGTGTGCCTTGTAGAATGCCATACATTACGTCTATGTTTATGCCACGCGCAAATAGTGATAGACCAAAACCAGTACCAGCAAGTTCTAAAAATTTGGCTTTTGTAAGTCAGTTTGTAGAAATTCCGGATGATGTGGTCTTTACGGTAGAGTATTCGGTAAGAGCAGCACAAACGGCCGTATATCAATTATTAAATATTGATCGTGAAATTCCTAAAATCACGAAACATGATAAATCACCTAAAGTACTTTTAGATTCTGTGATCAAATCATTTGCATAA
- a CDS encoding thermonuclease family protein, whose translation MRRIVVNTGSSVLKSIILVLVLLSSLGCKKNNNKKDHQFASFFNAVQDSTVKDTLKPKYLEAKIIRILDGDTVEVLYGELPIKLRLAHIDCPEKRGKQPFGNKAKIALSDLCFGQMVQIDSDKKFDRNGRLIGVIFNADGLNVNKEMVRLGMAWHYKKYSDDMSYDLLEKEARKNKVGLWIDPNPIAPWAFR comes from the coding sequence ATGAGAAGAATAGTAGTAAATACGGGTAGCTCGGTACTAAAAAGCATTATTTTAGTTTTAGTGCTTTTATCGTCCTTAGGATGTAAAAAAAATAACAATAAAAAAGACCATCAATTTGCTTCTTTTTTTAATGCAGTTCAAGATTCAACGGTAAAGGACACATTAAAACCCAAATATTTAGAAGCTAAAATCATAAGAATTTTAGATGGTGACACTGTTGAGGTATTATATGGAGAGCTGCCCATAAAATTACGATTAGCACATATAGATTGTCCAGAGAAAAGAGGAAAGCAGCCTTTTGGAAATAAGGCTAAAATAGCCTTGTCAGATTTATGCTTTGGACAAATGGTGCAAATCGATTCAGATAAAAAATTTGATCGTAATGGTAGGTTAATTGGAGTGATTTTTAATGCAGACGGGTTGAACGTAAATAAAGAAATGGTGCGGTTAGGAATGGCGTGGCACTATAAAAAATACTCCGATGATATGAGTTATGATCTTTTAGAAAAAGAAGCCAGAAAAAATAAGGTGGGCTTATGGATAGATCCAAACCCCATCGCTCCGTGGGCTTTTCGTTAG
- a CDS encoding Hsp70 family protein, with the protein MARTKIDYGIDLGTTNSAISRMENGEATIKKTDTLKDTMPSSVYINKKKAIQVGDSAYNALKRDKLKAMKTWNDSDSNSYIEFKRTMGSDKSYSSSNLGRDLTSEELSAEVLKTLKSFVKDENVNSIVITVPAAFKNNQKEATREAAKLAGFDHIELLQEPVAASMAYGLDSDKKDGFWLVFDFGGGTFDAALLKVEEGIMKVIDTEGDNYLGGKNLDFAIVDEIILPYIQENFAIDSILGDDSKKQILRNAMKFYAEETKIKLSFNDTHNILSDLGDIPGEDDEGEEFELDITVTQTDISNALSPVFQKAIDVSKNLLERNNLKGSSLDSLILVGGPTFSPVLRKMLETQICKPDTSADPMTVVSKGAALYASTVDVSEEVREQTRDKTKIQLDIANESSTVETEEYVPIKILADKTEGEIPEKVFAEVTRGDKAWSSGKIEINTIGEIVEIQLNEGKTNIFDVVLYDDKGDILESEPSSFSVIQGSKIGSATLPYNFGIELKDKITGKVRFKTIKGLEKNQSIPAVGTLNGLKTQNQIRPGMDSDFIKIPVYEGEYASEGTRAIYNEHVTDILISGADLPTLLPENQDVDLTVNIDRSEKITVTAYFPYLDYTAEIEVDSTKTSIETSWLANEIRKAKGSVTELKQDGNSNDIKLQKIESELEQLDKSFENNKNDVDGKQEILTNLRKTLKTIDELYETTEWPKLEEQLKEDFYKLEEANTDLGNNKSTQLVLQLRSQLDEIIKAKDVKIGNVLLEEINSLFFDLTYIYQLIGLLQSFNDNFGSYHWKDSNRARQLINSGLSKISANPDAEELRQILISLFNLLPQDEVPSGDNNVLVG; encoded by the coding sequence ATGGCAAGAACAAAAATTGACTACGGAATTGATTTAGGAACTACTAATTCCGCAATTTCAAGAATGGAAAATGGAGAAGCAACCATAAAAAAAACTGACACCTTAAAAGACACCATGCCTTCTTCAGTTTACATAAACAAAAAGAAAGCGATACAAGTTGGCGATAGTGCTTACAATGCTCTAAAACGAGATAAGCTAAAAGCTATGAAAACTTGGAATGATTCTGATTCCAATTCATATATAGAATTTAAAAGAACAATGGGAAGTGATAAATCCTATTCAAGTTCAAATCTTGGAAGAGATTTAACATCTGAAGAATTATCGGCAGAAGTTTTAAAAACTTTAAAATCTTTTGTAAAAGATGAAAATGTTAATTCTATCGTCATTACAGTTCCAGCGGCTTTTAAAAACAATCAAAAAGAAGCAACAAGAGAAGCTGCTAAATTAGCTGGCTTTGACCATATAGAGTTATTACAAGAACCCGTTGCAGCATCAATGGCCTATGGATTAGATTCCGATAAAAAGGATGGATTTTGGCTCGTTTTTGATTTTGGTGGGGGAACTTTTGATGCAGCACTTTTAAAAGTTGAGGAAGGTATTATGAAAGTGATTGATACCGAAGGAGATAATTATCTTGGAGGTAAAAATTTAGATTTTGCTATTGTTGATGAAATAATATTGCCATACATACAAGAAAATTTTGCAATTGATTCCATATTAGGAGATGATTCTAAAAAACAAATTTTAAGAAATGCAATGAAATTTTATGCAGAAGAAACCAAAATAAAACTTTCATTCAATGATACACACAATATACTTTCAGATTTAGGAGACATTCCCGGAGAAGATGATGAAGGAGAAGAATTTGAATTAGATATAACTGTTACACAAACTGACATATCAAATGCCCTTTCACCTGTTTTTCAAAAAGCAATTGATGTTAGCAAAAACCTTTTAGAAAGAAATAATTTAAAAGGCTCGTCATTAGATTCGCTAATACTTGTTGGTGGCCCAACTTTTTCGCCTGTTTTGCGAAAAATGTTAGAAACACAAATTTGTAAACCTGATACAAGTGCAGACCCAATGACAGTAGTTTCAAAAGGTGCAGCATTGTATGCTTCAACAGTTGACGTTTCAGAAGAAGTAAGAGAACAAACAAGAGATAAAACTAAAATTCAGTTAGATATAGCGAATGAATCTTCTACAGTAGAAACAGAAGAGTATGTGCCAATCAAAATTTTGGCTGATAAAACAGAAGGCGAAATCCCTGAAAAAGTATTTGCAGAAGTTACTAGAGGAGATAAAGCTTGGTCTAGTGGAAAAATTGAAATAAACACTATTGGCGAAATTGTCGAAATTCAGCTAAATGAAGGAAAAACGAATATTTTTGATGTTGTTTTATATGACGACAAAGGAGATATTTTAGAAAGTGAACCTTCATCTTTTAGTGTAATACAAGGCTCTAAAATTGGAAGCGCTACGCTTCCTTACAATTTTGGAATAGAATTGAAAGATAAGATAACGGGAAAAGTTAGATTCAAAACTATTAAAGGTTTAGAAAAAAATCAATCCATACCCGCAGTAGGAACATTAAATGGATTGAAAACACAAAATCAAATTCGTCCAGGAATGGACTCCGATTTCATAAAAATCCCAGTCTATGAAGGTGAGTATGCATCAGAAGGCACAAGGGCTATTTATAATGAACACGTAACAGATATTTTGATTAGCGGAGCAGATTTACCGACACTATTACCAGAAAATCAAGATGTTGATTTAACCGTAAATATTGATAGGTCTGAAAAAATAACGGTTACGGCATATTTCCCTTACTTAGACTATACAGCAGAAATAGAGGTGGATAGCACAAAAACTTCAATTGAAACTTCTTGGTTAGCCAATGAAATAAGAAAAGCTAAAGGAAGTGTTACAGAATTAAAACAAGATGGTAATTCTAATGATATAAAACTTCAAAAAATTGAATCTGAATTAGAGCAACTTGACAAATCGTTTGAAAATAACAAAAATGATGTTGATGGCAAACAAGAAATTTTAACCAATTTAAGAAAGACACTAAAAACAATTGATGAATTGTACGAAACCACTGAATGGCCAAAATTAGAAGAACAATTGAAAGAAGACTTTTACAAGTTAGAAGAAGCCAATACTGATTTAGGAAATAATAAATCCACTCAATTGGTTCTTCAATTACGATCACAATTGGATGAAATTATTAAAGCTAAAGATGTAAAAATTGGAAACGTTCTTTTGGAAGAAATTAATAGTCTCTTCTTTGATCTCACATATATTTATCAACTTATTGGGTTATTACAAAGCTTCAATGATAATTTTGGAAGCTACCATTGGAAAGATTCAAATAGAGCTAGACAATTAATAAATAGTGGACTTAGTAAAATATCTGCAAATCCTGATGCAGAAGAATTAAGACAAATATTAATTTCATTATTTAATTTATTGCCACAAGATGAAGTGCCTAGTGGAGATAACAATGTTTTAGTAGGTTAA
- a CDS encoding AAA family ATPase: protein MNKPNYILSKGQRIANKYTVSFFLKKGNYAETYRVKDQGGKTKLLKLFVYSKLDRTQFNDNGDILEIEILKQIKHPNLVKYCDKGELLLEKQKYAFVILDFISGETLADKMKREQTFNPYGAKDIVSGVLNGLNYLHNLEKPIIHNDITNLNIMTDLSGKVEIPKIIDFGYARYLSQSNKDFLKDGLNPFYQANENFNKVFSVQSDVFSVGVLYYHLLFGLPPWFVEISKYKSDKIKLEDAVLEERKKPLKFAKNIDEQIQNIISKALQPNTENRFKNIKEFIQAINGELEIKQIASSEEPIMPKLKNIKSGQGFKAIAGMQELKETIQLDVIDALNDKEKYAEYGLTIPNGMLLYGPPGCGKTFFAERMAEEIGFNFYQIKPSDIQSKFVNQSQENIKNLFDEARENAPSIIFIDELDALVPNRDNSSVNHMNTSAVNEFLAQMNNCGDDGVFIIGATNRPNSIDPAILRAGRLDKVIYLPPPDFEARELMFKLYLEKRPREVGLDYSVLAKATENYVSSDIKFLCDEASRKALKIKSRISKEILLETINSNRPSIPLKELNSYVAIKTKMEGLAKNTNDRPTIGFKNN, encoded by the coding sequence ATGAATAAACCAAATTACATATTATCCAAAGGGCAACGTATTGCAAATAAATACACAGTCTCCTTTTTTTTAAAAAAAGGAAATTACGCAGAAACCTATCGTGTAAAAGACCAAGGTGGCAAAACAAAATTATTAAAACTGTTTGTTTATTCTAAATTAGACAGAACACAATTTAATGACAATGGTGACATTTTAGAAATTGAGATTTTAAAACAAATTAAACATCCTAATTTGGTCAAGTATTGTGATAAAGGCGAATTGCTTTTAGAAAAGCAAAAATATGCTTTTGTAATTCTCGACTTTATTAGTGGCGAAACGCTAGCCGATAAAATGAAGCGAGAGCAAACATTCAATCCTTATGGTGCAAAAGATATAGTTTCAGGCGTCTTAAATGGTTTAAACTATTTGCATAATCTCGAGAAGCCAATAATTCATAATGATATTACGAACCTAAATATTATGACTGACTTATCTGGTAAAGTGGAAATTCCAAAGATCATTGATTTTGGTTATGCGAGATATTTAAGCCAGTCAAACAAAGATTTTTTAAAAGATGGTTTAAACCCATTTTATCAAGCCAACGAAAATTTCAACAAAGTATTTTCTGTGCAAAGTGATGTGTTTTCAGTTGGTGTTTTATATTATCATTTACTTTTTGGTTTGCCACCTTGGTTTGTGGAAATTTCAAAATACAAATCAGATAAAATAAAACTAGAAGATGCTGTTTTAGAAGAGCGTAAGAAACCTTTAAAGTTTGCAAAAAATATAGATGAACAAATACAAAATATCATAAGTAAGGCATTACAACCAAATACTGAAAATCGCTTTAAAAATATAAAAGAATTTATCCAAGCGATTAATGGAGAATTAGAAATTAAGCAAATTGCTAGTTCAGAAGAGCCAATCATGCCAAAATTAAAAAATATAAAGAGCGGTCAAGGGTTCAAAGCCATTGCAGGAATGCAAGAACTCAAAGAAACCATACAATTAGATGTAATTGATGCGTTAAATGATAAAGAAAAGTATGCAGAATATGGGTTAACTATTCCTAACGGAATGTTACTTTATGGGCCACCAGGTTGTGGAAAAACATTTTTTGCGGAACGAATGGCAGAGGAAATTGGTTTTAATTTTTATCAAATAAAACCTTCTGATATACAAAGTAAATTTGTAAATCAATCGCAAGAAAATATTAAGAATCTCTTTGATGAAGCTCGTGAAAATGCACCAAGCATCATTTTTATAGACGAATTAGATGCTTTAGTTCCTAATCGTGATAATTCAAGCGTAAATCACATGAATACGAGTGCTGTAAATGAATTTTTAGCACAAATGAATAATTGCGGTGATGACGGTGTCTTTATTATTGGAGCGACAAACAGGCCTAATTCGATTGATCCAGCAATTTTAAGAGCAGGTCGTTTAGATAAAGTAATTTATTTACCACCACCAGATTTTGAAGCTCGTGAATTAATGTTCAAACTCTATTTAGAAAAACGACCTAGAGAGGTTGGATTAGATTATTCAGTTTTAGCCAAAGCAACAGAAAACTATGTCTCAAGTGACATAAAGTTCCTTTGTGATGAAGCTTCAAGAAAAGCTTTAAAAATTAAATCTAGAATTTCAAAAGAAATACTACTAGAAACAATTAATAGCAATAGACCTTCAATCCCACTAAAAGAATTAAATAGCTACGTAGCTATTAAAACTAAAATGGAAGGTTTAGCGAAAAACACTAACGACCGACCTACAATTGGTTTTAAAAACAATTAA
- a CDS encoding TerB family tellurite resistance protein, which produces METINFNKLLLKTAFSCMACDGVIDKREVKLIQQLHKENKIFGEIDINSEFDTLLLAINKDNQHFLKNYFNELKSSELSESNELKLIEVAIATIKADDIIEYSEIKFFKIIRSKLKIDNESILEKHPDFEDYLEQDIISDSYLKRIQDDFFDTHTSNEFELFNKIDDTIDIITSKNSKK; this is translated from the coding sequence ATGGAAACAATAAATTTCAACAAACTTTTACTTAAAACGGCGTTTTCATGTATGGCCTGTGACGGAGTTATTGACAAGCGTGAAGTAAAATTGATTCAACAATTACATAAAGAAAATAAAATTTTTGGTGAGATTGATATTAACTCTGAATTTGATACTTTATTACTTGCTATAAATAAGGATAATCAACATTTTCTAAAAAATTACTTCAATGAACTTAAATCATCTGAGCTATCAGAATCCAATGAATTAAAATTAATTGAAGTTGCAATTGCGACCATTAAAGCAGATGATATAATTGAATATAGCGAAATCAAGTTTTTCAAAATTATCCGTTCTAAATTAAAAATTGACAATGAATCAATTCTTGAAAAACATCCTGACTTTGAAGATTACCTAGAACAAGACATTATTAGTGATTCATATTTGAAACGAATCCAAGATGATTTTTTTGACACTCATACTTCAAATGAATTTGAATTATTTAATAAAATAGATGACACCATAGATATTATTACATCTAAAAATTCAAAAAAATAA
- a CDS encoding PD-(D/E)XK nuclease family protein, whose protein sequence is MKLPSFFIDDYDSMKYEETIDFFMSWTIHCADEIYKDVNANVHESARKILTQLLAYNNANNLVFTDIKVSKQLKNIDLWIELKVDKKERILIIEDKMYSNIHNNQLQRNKEIIVEHYGVERSKDVKYALIRPDHTFEVRDEPILKKSNFVYFNLEQLADCLEEKRTGHDLFDEFWFNWTLDSEEKREKKI, encoded by the coding sequence ATGAAACTACCAAGCTTTTTTATTGATGATTATGACTCCATGAAATATGAAGAAACCATAGATTTTTTTATGTCATGGACCATTCACTGTGCCGATGAAATTTATAAAGATGTAAATGCTAACGTACATGAATCTGCCCGAAAAATTCTCACACAACTTTTAGCTTACAATAATGCCAATAATTTAGTCTTTACAGATATTAAAGTTTCAAAACAGTTAAAAAATATTGATCTATGGATTGAGTTAAAGGTTGATAAAAAAGAGAGAATTTTGATTATCGAAGATAAAATGTACTCTAATATTCATAACAATCAATTACAACGAAATAAAGAAATAATCGTAGAACACTATGGAGTCGAGAGATCAAAGGATGTTAAATATGCATTAATACGACCAGATCACACCTTTGAAGTTCGAGATGAACCAATTCTTAAAAAGTCAAACTTTGTTTATTTCAACCTAGAACAATTAGCAGACTGTTTAGAAGAAAAAAGAACAGGACATGATCTGTTTGATGAATTCTGGTTTAACTGGACACTGGACAGTGAAGAAAAACGAGAGAAAAAAATATAA
- a CDS encoding type I restriction-modification system subunit M: protein MTAQKAQLEQQLWNIANTLRGKMDADDFRDYILGFIFYKYLSKKMELYANIILKPDQLTFDDIEGHESEEILIKEIKSAALDKLGYFLKPSELFSELARRGNAGGKSQFILGDLAKVLSHIEQSTMGTESEDDFGNLFEDLDLTSSKLGKSENDKNELIVKVLTHLDEIDFDLENTESDVLGDAYEYLIGQFASGAGKKAGEFYTPQQVSNILAQLVTVGKDKLKSVYDPTCGSGSLLLRVAKQVKEVSAFYGQEMNPTTYNLCRMNMIMHDVHYKKFDIKNEDTLERPQHLDERFEAIVANPPFSAKWSASPLFMTDDRFSNYGKLAPSSKADFAFVQHMVHQLADNGTMALVLPHGVLFRGAAEGHIRKYLIKDCNYLDAVIGLPANIFYGTSIPTCILVLKKQRTNKKEVLFIDASQHFEKVKTQNVLREEDIAKLLTTYKDYTNGQFDTANIEKYSHVAQLSEIAENDYNLNIPRYVDTFEEEEPIDLETVSIELQAIAEQSQATDATIASFCKELGINTPF, encoded by the coding sequence ATGACAGCACAAAAAGCACAGCTAGAACAGCAACTCTGGAATATTGCCAACACCCTACGTGGCAAGATGGATGCCGATGATTTTAGAGACTATATATTAGGTTTCATTTTCTACAAATACCTGAGTAAGAAAATGGAGTTATATGCCAATATTATTTTAAAACCAGATCAGTTAACTTTTGATGATATAGAAGGTCATGAAAGTGAAGAAATTCTTATCAAAGAAATAAAAAGTGCGGCTTTAGATAAATTAGGGTACTTCTTAAAACCCTCAGAATTGTTTAGCGAGCTTGCTCGCAGAGGAAATGCTGGCGGTAAAAGTCAGTTTATATTGGGTGATCTTGCCAAGGTATTGAGCCATATTGAGCAAAGTACTATGGGTACCGAAAGCGAAGACGATTTTGGTAACCTTTTTGAAGATTTAGATTTAACAAGCTCTAAACTGGGGAAATCTGAGAATGATAAAAATGAGCTGATTGTAAAAGTATTGACCCATTTAGATGAGATAGATTTTGACCTAGAAAATACGGAGAGTGATGTTTTGGGCGATGCCTATGAATACCTTATTGGGCAATTTGCTAGTGGTGCAGGTAAAAAAGCAGGCGAGTTTTATACCCCACAACAAGTATCAAACATTTTAGCACAACTGGTAACCGTAGGGAAAGACAAACTTAAATCTGTTTATGACCCTACCTGTGGTTCTGGTTCTTTATTATTACGTGTAGCCAAACAAGTAAAAGAGGTTAGTGCTTTTTATGGGCAAGAAATGAATCCTACTACCTATAACTTGTGTAGAATGAACATGATTATGCATGATGTGCATTACAAAAAGTTTGATATTAAAAACGAAGATACCCTAGAACGCCCTCAACATTTAGACGAGCGTTTTGAAGCTATTGTAGCCAACCCACCTTTTTCTGCAAAGTGGAGCGCTAGCCCACTGTTTATGACCGATGATCGTTTTTCTAACTACGGAAAACTAGCGCCGAGTAGTAAGGCCGATTTTGCTTTTGTACAACACATGGTGCACCAATTGGCAGATAATGGTACTATGGCATTGGTATTACCACACGGGGTTTTATTCCGTGGTGCTGCAGAAGGGCATATACGTAAGTACTTAATTAAAGATTGTAATTATTTAGATGCGGTGATTGGCTTACCGGCAAACATATTTTATGGCACCAGTATCCCTACGTGTATTTTGGTGTTGAAAAAGCAAAGAACAAATAAAAAGGAAGTCTTATTTATTGATGCCAGCCAACATTTTGAAAAAGTAAAAACACAAAATGTATTGCGTGAAGAAGATATAGCGAAATTACTTACCACGTATAAAGACTATACAAACGGACAGTTTGATACTGCTAATATAGAAAAGTACAGCCATGTAGCACAGCTATCTGAAATTGCTGAAAACGATTACAACCTAAATATACCAAGGTATGTAGATACGTTTGAAGAAGAAGAACCTATTGATCTTGAAACGGTAAGCATAGAACTGCAAGCAATTGCAGAGCAAAGCCAAGCCACAGATGCCACCATCGCCAGTTTCTGTAAAGAATTGGGCATAAACA